GGCAAGGAGTTGCTGAGCGCCCGCCCGGACGAGGTGCGCAAGCTCCGCGGCCGTGAGATGTCCATGATCTTCCAGGACCCGCTGTCCGCGCTGCACCCGTACTACACGATCGGCAAGCAGATCGTGGAGGCCTACCGGGTCCACAACAACGTCGACAAGCGCACCGCCCGCCGCCGTGCGATCGAGATGCTCGACCGGGTCGGCATCCCGCAGCCCGACAAGCGCGTCGACAGCTACCCGCACGAGTTCTCCGGCGGTATGCGCCAGCGCGCGATGATCGCGATGTCGCTGGTGAACAACCCCGAACTGCTCATCGCCGACGAGCCGACGACCGCCCTGGACGTGACCGTCCAGGCGCAGATCCTGGACCTGATCCGCGATCTGCAGAAGGAGTTCGGCTCGGCGGTCATCATCATCACGCACGACCTGGGCGTCGTCGCCGAACTCGCGGACGACCTGCTCGTGATGTACGGCGGCCGGTGCGTGGAGCGCGGGCCCGCCGAGAAGGTCTTCTACGAGCCCCGGCATCCCTACACCTGGGGCCTGCTCGGCTCGATGCCGCGTCTGGACCGGGCGCAGACCGAACGGCTCATCCCGGTCAAGGGCTCCCCGCCGTCGCTCATCAACATCCCCTCGGGCTGCGCCTTCAACCCGCGCTGCCCGTACGCGGACGTACCCAAGGACAACGTGACCCGCACCGTCCGCCCCGACCTCTCCGAGGTCGGCAGCGGACACTGGGCCGCCTGCCACATGACGCAGGAGCAGCGGGAGCGTATCTGGACCGAAGAGATTGCGCCCAAGCTGTGAGCGAGGACAAGTCCGTGACGAGCGAGGACACTTCCGCGGGCACCGCGGCGGCCGGACCGGCGGCCGCGGGCGGCACCGCCACGCTGACCAAGGACCCCGCCAAGGGCGAAACCCTGCTGCGGGTCCGCGGTCTGCAGAAGCACTTCCCCATCCGCAAGGGCCTGTTGCAGCGCCAGGTCGGCGCCGTGAAGGCCGTGGACGGCATCGACTTCGAGGTGCG
This is a stretch of genomic DNA from Streptomyces sp. NA04227. It encodes these proteins:
- a CDS encoding ABC transporter ATP-binding protein, producing the protein MTETVKTGTAVGEPGTAVPDAPTAFLEVRDLKVHFPTDDGLVKSVDGLSFKLEKGKTLGIVGESGSGKSVTSLGIMGLHTTGQYGKRKAQLSGEIWLDGKELLSARPDEVRKLRGREMSMIFQDPLSALHPYYTIGKQIVEAYRVHNNVDKRTARRRAIEMLDRVGIPQPDKRVDSYPHEFSGGMRQRAMIAMSLVNNPELLIADEPTTALDVTVQAQILDLIRDLQKEFGSAVIIITHDLGVVAELADDLLVMYGGRCVERGPAEKVFYEPRHPYTWGLLGSMPRLDRAQTERLIPVKGSPPSLINIPSGCAFNPRCPYADVPKDNVTRTVRPDLSEVGSGHWAACHMTQEQRERIWTEEIAPKL